A section of the Meles meles chromosome 8, mMelMel3.1 paternal haplotype, whole genome shotgun sequence genome encodes:
- the LOC123948699 gene encoding olfactory receptor 2D3, producing the protein MGEENQTFVTEFVFLGLSQDLQTQILLFTLFLVIYLLTVLGNLLIILLIFMDSRLHTPMYFFLRNLSFADLCFSTSIVPQVLVHFLVKRKIISFFGCMTQIIVFLLVGCTECALLAVMSYDRYVAVCKPLHYSTIMTQKVCLHLTIGSWASGALVSLVDTTVTFQLPYQGQNIINHYFCEPPALLKLASADTYGTEMAIFAMGVVILLAPVCLILMSYWNIISTVIQMQSGEGRLKAFSTCGSHLIVVVLFYGSGIFTYMRPNSKNTKEQDKMISVFYTVVTPMLNPIIYSLRNKDVKGALRKLAERKFFSRGGDLRV; encoded by the coding sequence ATGGGAGAGGAAAACCAAACCTTTGTGACTGAGTTTGTTTTCCTTGGCCTTTCCCAGGACTTGCAGACCCAGATCCTGCTATTTACTCTTTTTCTCGTCATTTATCTTTTGACTGTGCTTGGAAACCTGCTCATCATCCTTCTCATCTTCATGGATTCTCGACTTCACACtcccatgtacttttttcttaGAAACCTCTCTTTTGCAGATCTCTGCTTCTCTACTAGCATTGTCCCTCAAGTGTTGGTCCACTTCCTtgtgaaaaggaaaattatttctttttttgggtGTATGACCCAGATAATTGTCTTCCTTCTGGTGGGGTGTACAGAGTGTGCACTGCTGGCGGTGATGTCCTATGACCGGTATGTGGCTGTCTGCAAGCCCCTGCACTACTCCACCATCATGACCCAAAAGGTGTGTCTCCACCTGACCATAGGATCCTGGGCCAGTGGGGCACTAGTGTCTCTGGTAGATACCACCGTTACTTTCCAACTACCCTATCAAGGACAGAACATTATTAACCACTACTTTTGTGAACCTCCTGCCCTCCTGAAGCTGGCTTCAGCAGATACTTATGGCACAGAAATGGCCATCTTTGCCATGGGCGTGGTCATCCTCTTAGCTCCTGTCTGCCTGATCCTTATGTCCTACTGGAATATTATCTCCACTGTGATCCAGATGcagtctggggaggggaggctcaaGGCTTTTTCCACCTGTGGCTCCCATCTCATTGTTGTTGTCCTCTTCTATGGCTCAGGAATATTCACCTACATGCGGCCAAACTCCAAGAACACAAAAGAGCAGGATAAGATGATATCTGTGTTCTATACAGTGGTGACTCCAATGTTGAACCCCAtaatttacagcctgagaaacaaagATGTCAAAGGGGCTCTCAGAAAACTAGCTGAAAGAAAGTTCTTTTCTcgaggtggtgatctcagggtctga